The following coding sequences are from one Luteolibacter yonseiensis window:
- a CDS encoding potassium channel protein, protein MILLLIRRWSCQRHKPVVRVGTALLIALALNLIFGAAFLTAESGRQPELGFWDSVWWSMVTMTTVGYGDFFPKTFFGRFFVAYPCMLLGIGLIGYSLGVIVETLMERFNKRRKGTATMHFENHLVICQCPSVSRVIQLVEQFRTAHADPQRPAVCVTNQLDELPLEFREKSIHFVKGLPTSEETLLRAGVANATGVIILARDISDEGSDAESFTAGTLVRLIEESGTRSISVVIELARRQNLRMMERAGADGIVPAEGITDMLLTQEMFNPGLRHVVENLATHDTGCEFYIVPHRFGGRALREIQRAALDHPSNLQIVGVLRDGAALMTPDKSFRLGATDKLILLAEKRADYDAFETTHLNNHPQPPTE, encoded by the coding sequence ATGATCCTGCTGCTCATCCGCCGCTGGTCCTGCCAACGCCACAAGCCGGTCGTGCGCGTGGGCACGGCGTTGCTCATCGCGCTGGCCCTCAATCTCATCTTCGGCGCGGCCTTCCTGACCGCCGAATCCGGCAGGCAGCCGGAGCTGGGGTTCTGGGACTCGGTGTGGTGGTCCATGGTCACCATGACCACGGTCGGCTATGGCGACTTCTTCCCGAAAACCTTCTTCGGCCGGTTCTTCGTCGCCTACCCCTGCATGCTGCTGGGGATCGGCCTCATCGGCTACTCGCTCGGCGTCATCGTCGAAACCCTGATGGAAAGATTCAACAAACGCCGGAAGGGCACCGCGACCATGCACTTTGAAAACCATCTCGTCATCTGCCAGTGCCCGTCCGTTTCGCGGGTCATCCAGCTCGTCGAGCAGTTCCGCACCGCCCATGCCGACCCACAGCGTCCGGCGGTCTGTGTCACCAACCAGCTCGACGAACTGCCCTTGGAATTCCGCGAGAAATCCATCCACTTCGTCAAGGGACTGCCGACATCCGAAGAAACCCTGCTTCGGGCCGGAGTCGCCAACGCCACAGGGGTCATCATCCTCGCCCGCGACATCAGCGACGAAGGCAGCGATGCAGAAAGCTTCACGGCGGGCACCCTGGTAAGACTCATCGAAGAAAGCGGGACACGCTCCATCTCCGTCGTGATCGAACTCGCCCGCCGGCAGAACCTGCGCATGATGGAGCGCGCTGGTGCCGACGGCATCGTGCCGGCGGAGGGCATCACCGACATGCTGCTTACCCAGGAGATGTTCAACCCGGGCCTCCGTCACGTCGTCGAAAACCTGGCGACCCACGACACTGGTTGCGAATTCTACATCGTCCCCCACCGCTTCGGCGGGCGCGCCCTGCGGGAAATCCAGAGGGCTGCCCTGGACCATCCGTCGAATCTGCAGATCGTCGGGGTGCTTCGGGATGGAGCCGCCCTGATGACTCCCGACAAATCCTTCCGCCTCGGAGCCACCGACAAACTCATCCTCCTCGCGGAAAAGCGCGCCGACTACGACGCGTTCGAAACCACCCATCTCAACAACCACCCACAACCTCCAACCGAATGA
- a CDS encoding AAA family ATPase, which produces MSEILADRASRGVPPVRKSLIAEHGCEALELDYELKLVLFLTARIDGETNHAEKQYTAAVGRKLDWSAAQDRMLEARVLAQPGYDLSALRFGSQHPAWGEQLFRIAAGTVLADGVVNHDERLFLGNLAFQLLGGDMSRMERILAWLESGGEEPAEPAPVEVPKEDLETCLAELNALAGLANVKQEIESLVRFLEINKARAAHDLKGAAMSLHMVFSGNPGTGKTTVARIVSRIFAALEVLKKGHLVETDRLGLVGQYVGHTAKKTDDIVRQALDGVLFVDEAYALVSGGENDFGREAIDTLVKRMEDHRERLIVIAAGYPDDMKQFIDTNPGLQSRFTIHLNFEDYTAPELVNIFKGFCEKNQYTLEASAEAALETRIEEELKTAGRGFGNGRHMRNLFEKAIRRHAVRLTLRKREWTKEELAQLTSEDLG; this is translated from the coding sequence ATGTCAGAAATTCTAGCAGATCGCGCCAGCCGCGGAGTTCCCCCGGTCCGAAAATCCCTCATCGCGGAACACGGCTGCGAGGCGCTCGAACTCGATTACGAACTCAAGCTGGTTCTTTTCCTCACCGCCCGTATCGATGGTGAGACGAACCATGCCGAGAAACAATACACCGCCGCCGTAGGCAGGAAGTTGGACTGGTCCGCCGCACAGGACCGGATGCTGGAAGCCCGTGTGCTCGCACAGCCCGGCTACGATCTCTCCGCACTTCGCTTCGGCAGCCAACACCCGGCATGGGGAGAACAGTTGTTCCGCATCGCCGCCGGGACCGTCCTCGCGGACGGTGTGGTGAATCACGACGAACGTCTGTTCTTGGGCAACCTCGCCTTCCAGCTCCTCGGCGGCGACATGTCGCGCATGGAGCGGATCCTCGCATGGCTGGAATCCGGCGGGGAGGAACCCGCCGAGCCGGCCCCGGTCGAGGTGCCGAAGGAAGACCTCGAAACCTGCCTCGCCGAGCTGAACGCCCTTGCCGGACTCGCGAACGTCAAACAGGAGATCGAAAGCCTCGTCCGCTTTCTGGAAATCAACAAGGCCCGTGCCGCCCACGATCTGAAGGGGGCGGCGATGTCCCTGCACATGGTCTTTTCCGGAAACCCCGGCACAGGAAAAACCACCGTCGCACGCATCGTCTCGCGTATCTTCGCCGCGCTCGAGGTGCTGAAGAAGGGGCACCTCGTCGAAACCGACCGCCTCGGACTCGTCGGTCAATACGTGGGCCACACCGCGAAAAAAACCGACGACATCGTCCGCCAGGCGCTCGATGGAGTGTTGTTCGTGGATGAAGCCTACGCCCTCGTCTCCGGTGGCGAGAACGACTTCGGACGCGAAGCCATCGACACCCTCGTCAAGCGCATGGAAGACCACCGCGAACGGCTCATCGTCATCGCCGCCGGCTATCCGGACGACATGAAGCAGTTCATCGACACCAACCCCGGCCTTCAGTCCCGCTTCACCATCCACCTGAATTTCGAAGACTACACGGCCCCGGAGCTGGTCAACATCTTCAAGGGATTCTGCGAGAAAAACCAATACACCCTCGAAGCTTCCGCCGAAGCCGCGCTCGAAACCCGTATTGAGGAAGAACTCAAAACCGCGGGACGAGGATTCGGCAACGGCCGCCACATGCGCAACCTCTTCGAAAAGGCCATCCGCCGCCACGCCGTCCGCCTCACCCTCCGCAAGCGCGAGTGGACGAAGGAGGAACTCGCACAACTCACCTCCGAGGATCTCGGATGA
- a CDS encoding PspA/IM30 family protein — protein MSIFSRIFKIGQASANKVVEKFEKPELMLEQAIADKEKQIREVKQSVQQVIATERQSKAQLEKEKAEKFQWEQKAEAAMRAGREDLAVKALERASEHESRAASLEPVWQGQQSSVAELKQEVIKMEAEVAEYRRNKDFIIAQSKAAQVKKDIYEAKARMTTNRSPDDLMARMKAKAERQGYEADAAKEMADNSGSTRLEDEFKSLGSSAANPDVQSKLDALKAKLGTTTPG, from the coding sequence ATGAGCATTTTCTCACGCATCTTCAAGATCGGCCAGGCCTCCGCGAACAAGGTGGTCGAAAAATTTGAAAAACCCGAGCTCATGCTCGAACAGGCGATCGCCGACAAGGAAAAGCAGATCCGCGAGGTGAAGCAATCCGTCCAGCAGGTCATCGCCACCGAGCGTCAGAGCAAGGCCCAGCTTGAAAAGGAAAAGGCCGAGAAATTCCAGTGGGAACAGAAGGCGGAAGCCGCCATGCGCGCGGGCCGCGAGGATCTCGCGGTGAAGGCCCTCGAACGGGCCAGCGAGCACGAGTCCCGCGCGGCTTCCCTGGAACCCGTCTGGCAGGGGCAGCAATCCTCCGTCGCCGAACTGAAGCAGGAGGTCATCAAGATGGAGGCCGAGGTCGCCGAATACCGCCGGAACAAGGACTTCATCATCGCCCAGAGCAAGGCCGCGCAGGTCAAGAAGGACATCTACGAGGCCAAGGCCCGCATGACGACCAACCGCAGCCCGGACGACCTGATGGCACGCATGAAGGCCAAGGCCGAGCGCCAGGGCTACGAAGCCGACGCCGCCAAGGAAATGGCCGACAATTCCGGTTCCACCCGCCTCGAGGATGAATTCAAGTCCCTCGGTTCCAGCGCGGCGAATCCCGACGTCCAGTCCAAATTGGACGCTCTCAAGGCCAAGCTCGGCACTACCACGCCAGGCTGA
- a CDS encoding beta-L-arabinofuranosidase domain-containing protein, with amino-acid sequence MARGWTLVLAGSFSWAFAAEPPVKVVTGIPVDDVRLLDGPFLDAQGRDLDYMLSLDPDRLLSGMRAAAGLKPKGPLYGGWEKNGSGIVGHYLSACAWMSAATGDERIKRRVDYIVDEMAEYQKSRGDGGLYASQWEADDWYARLGRGELRLSNVLPWYVGHKTLAGLRDAWLTGGNTQARDVLIRYADWCATITSKLDEKQWRDMTAKEIGAPNEVFADLHAVTKEPRYLALAEKFTRRPMFDALERGERSAIHGHHANTEIPMFVGYQRTYEATGEERWHRAAVNFWDAVIQDQTFAFGGNSIWEAFIAPKDYEKKLTEPCGPETCNTYNLLKLTRQLQEDKPQGKYLDYIERALFNHILTSIGPAPEKGFAYYTPTRPGHYKRYSTPFDAFWCCVGSGMENHARYGSYLYAEQKDRLLVNLFIPSEVRWREKSVEIRQTTDFPNEGIIRFSIKVSNPTSFTLSIRCPGWADKTKLAMQLNDRSAVPNVGGDGFIDVRRTWNDGDVFKINLPPRLTAESTPGGKYVSFFHGPILLATAMGKEGLQPADFHADGSQPFIQLGREELAVEKVPSLDAGKSDVLSLVGKSPANEIRYPIRTTLGSKELVPFYKIGLERYSVYFPVSR; translated from the coding sequence ATGGCGAGAGGCTGGACATTGGTGTTGGCGGGATCGTTTTCCTGGGCTTTTGCGGCGGAACCGCCTGTGAAGGTGGTGACAGGGATACCGGTGGACGACGTGCGCCTGCTGGATGGGCCGTTTCTGGATGCCCAGGGACGGGATCTGGACTACATGCTCTCGCTGGATCCGGACCGCCTGCTTTCCGGGATGCGGGCGGCGGCGGGGTTGAAGCCGAAGGGACCGCTTTACGGAGGCTGGGAGAAAAACGGCTCCGGCATCGTGGGGCATTATCTGAGCGCCTGTGCGTGGATGTCCGCCGCCACGGGGGACGAGCGGATCAAGCGGCGTGTGGACTATATCGTGGACGAGATGGCGGAGTATCAGAAGAGCAGGGGGGATGGGGGGCTCTACGCCTCGCAGTGGGAGGCGGATGATTGGTACGCCCGGCTGGGCCGGGGTGAGCTGCGCCTGAGCAATGTGCTGCCATGGTATGTGGGTCACAAGACGTTGGCCGGACTGCGCGACGCGTGGCTTACCGGTGGAAATACCCAGGCCAGGGACGTGCTCATCCGTTATGCCGACTGGTGCGCCACCATCACGTCCAAGTTGGACGAGAAGCAGTGGCGGGACATGACGGCGAAGGAGATCGGCGCGCCGAATGAAGTCTTCGCCGATCTCCACGCCGTGACCAAGGAGCCGCGTTATCTCGCGCTTGCCGAAAAATTCACCCGGCGCCCCATGTTCGATGCCCTTGAACGCGGTGAAAGATCCGCGATCCACGGGCACCATGCGAATACCGAGATTCCGATGTTCGTTGGATATCAACGGACCTACGAAGCTACTGGAGAAGAGCGGTGGCATCGGGCGGCGGTGAATTTTTGGGACGCCGTCATTCAGGATCAGACTTTCGCGTTCGGCGGGAACAGCATCTGGGAAGCCTTCATCGCACCCAAGGACTACGAGAAAAAACTCACGGAACCCTGCGGTCCGGAGACCTGCAACACCTACAATCTCCTCAAGCTAACCCGACAACTTCAGGAGGACAAGCCGCAAGGGAAATACCTGGATTATATCGAGCGCGCGCTCTTCAACCACATCCTCACCTCCATCGGTCCGGCACCGGAAAAAGGATTCGCCTACTATACACCGACACGGCCCGGGCATTACAAACGGTACTCCACTCCGTTCGACGCGTTCTGGTGCTGCGTCGGCAGCGGCATGGAGAACCATGCCCGATACGGTTCCTATCTCTATGCGGAGCAGAAGGACAGGTTGCTGGTGAATCTCTTCATTCCGTCCGAGGTGCGGTGGCGGGAAAAATCGGTCGAGATCCGTCAAACGACGGATTTTCCGAACGAGGGAATCATCCGGTTCTCGATCAAGGTCTCGAATCCAACGTCCTTCACCCTGTCCATCCGCTGTCCGGGTTGGGCGGATAAGACGAAGCTTGCGATGCAGCTGAATGACAGGTCCGCCGTTCCGAACGTCGGCGGAGATGGCTTCATCGACGTCAGGCGGACCTGGAATGACGGCGATGTTTTCAAGATCAACCTTCCTCCACGTCTCACAGCCGAGTCCACCCCTGGCGGAAAGTATGTGTCATTTTTCCATGGACCCATCCTGCTTGCGACGGCAATGGGCAAGGAGGGGTTGCAGCCCGCGGATTTCCATGCGGATGGCAGCCAGCCATTCATCCAACTGGGACGCGAGGAACTGGCGGTGGAGAAGGTGCCTTCGCTGGATGCGGGGAAATCAGACGTGCTGTCGCTTGTGGGGAAATCTCCGGCGAACGAAATCCGTTATCCCATCCGGACCACGCTGGGATCAAAGGAACTTGTGCCGTTCTACAAGATCGGGCTGGAACGTTATTCGGTGTATTTTCCGGTTTCGCGGTGA
- a CDS encoding PmoA family protein produces MKSLTLLTSLACASTLTAADTLTAKREGSQVVIRTGEKEILRYQAEPGPLPRPEIPKKFERGGYIQSIHTPSGQLVTDDFPADHFHHHGVWNPWTKTEFEGRHPDFWNMGAETGKVEFVALDDVWQKDGKAGFTARHQFVDMTAKPSKVALADTWRITVSLSGGNPVIDFTSTQTCATGSPLKLPEYHYGGFGFRGNKAWIDKKNCEVLSSTGISDRQKLNSSREKWCWIGGKVDDKTCGVTILCHPENFRFPQPVRMNPDQPFFCYAPQQMGGMEIKPGEKHISRYRLVIADGRPDAKDAEKWWKEYAKD; encoded by the coding sequence ATGAAATCCCTCACGCTCCTCACGTCCCTTGCCTGTGCTTCCACTCTCACTGCGGCGGACACGCTCACGGCGAAACGCGAGGGCAGCCAGGTGGTCATTCGCACCGGGGAAAAAGAAATCCTCCGCTATCAGGCCGAACCCGGCCCACTCCCGCGTCCCGAAATTCCAAAAAAATTCGAACGCGGCGGTTACATCCAGTCCATCCACACCCCGTCGGGACAGCTCGTCACGGACGATTTCCCCGCCGACCACTTCCACCACCACGGCGTCTGGAATCCATGGACGAAAACCGAATTCGAAGGCCGTCACCCGGACTTCTGGAACATGGGTGCTGAGACCGGAAAGGTCGAGTTTGTCGCTCTGGACGATGTTTGGCAGAAGGACGGCAAGGCTGGATTCACCGCCCGCCACCAGTTCGTGGACATGACCGCCAAACCATCCAAGGTCGCCCTGGCCGACACCTGGCGGATCACAGTTTCGCTCTCGGGCGGCAACCCTGTCATCGACTTCACCTCCACCCAAACCTGCGCCACCGGGTCCCCCCTCAAGCTTCCGGAATACCACTACGGCGGATTCGGATTCCGGGGGAACAAGGCATGGATCGACAAAAAGAACTGTGAGGTCCTCTCCTCCACAGGAATCAGCGATCGCCAGAAGCTCAATTCCTCCCGCGAGAAATGGTGCTGGATCGGCGGCAAGGTCGATGACAAGACCTGCGGCGTCACCATCCTCTGCCATCCGGAGAATTTCCGTTTCCCACAACCCGTCCGGATGAACCCTGACCAGCCTTTCTTCTGCTACGCTCCGCAGCAGATGGGCGGGATGGAGATCAAGCCGGGGGAAAAACACATCTCCCGCTACCGCCTTGTCATCGCGGATGGCAGGCCGGACGCGAAGGATGCGGAAAAGTGGTGGAAGGAGTATGCCAAGGACTGA
- a CDS encoding replication-associated recombination protein A yields MIARDSTVSDLFTTPAARADKPNPAEPLAARMRPRSLDEVAGQRHILAEGKLLRRAIESDRFTSLIFYGPPGTGKTTLASVIARTTGSRFESLNGVESNVAEIRAKIDQARTWRDLRGETTILFIDEIHRFNKAQQDVLLPHIERGVVRFIGATTHNPYFHVNSPLVSRSQIFQLEPVPVEDVVRVLERALSDTERGLGEHLVKADPEALLHLSEKSDGDVRRALSALELAILTTPPEGGEVRLTLAVAEESIQRKAVVYDAHGDAHHDTISAFIKSIRGSDPDAALYWLAKMLHAGEDPRFISRRLVISASEDIGLADSNALRVAMDAHQAFEFIGMPEGRIPLAHAAVYLATAPKSNTAYAALGQAMEDVEKGRTLAVPVHLRTKTRKKLAAASGENDAAMVYRYAHDYEGAYVPQAYLPEGRIYYHPGDQGMEKRIKERLDYWRSLMQA; encoded by the coding sequence ATGATTGCTCGCGACTCCACCGTGTCCGATCTTTTCACCACTCCCGCCGCCCGTGCGGACAAGCCGAATCCCGCAGAACCGCTTGCCGCACGCATGCGGCCGCGTTCTCTTGATGAGGTGGCGGGGCAGCGGCATATCTTGGCGGAGGGTAAATTGCTGCGCCGGGCCATCGAATCGGACCGCTTTACCTCGCTGATTTTTTACGGACCGCCGGGCACGGGCAAGACGACCCTGGCAAGCGTGATCGCCCGGACCACCGGCTCGCGTTTCGAGTCGCTGAACGGGGTGGAATCGAATGTGGCGGAAATCCGTGCGAAGATCGACCAGGCGAGGACATGGCGCGATCTTCGTGGAGAAACGACGATCCTGTTCATTGATGAGATCCATCGTTTCAACAAGGCGCAGCAGGATGTGCTGCTGCCGCACATCGAGCGGGGCGTGGTCCGATTCATCGGCGCGACGACGCACAATCCTTATTTCCACGTGAACTCGCCGCTGGTCTCGCGGTCGCAGATTTTCCAGCTCGAACCGGTGCCGGTGGAGGACGTGGTGAGGGTGCTGGAGAGGGCGCTTTCGGACACCGAACGAGGTCTGGGCGAGCATCTGGTGAAAGCCGATCCGGAGGCGCTGCTACACCTCTCGGAGAAATCCGATGGCGACGTGAGGAGGGCCTTGAGCGCGCTGGAACTCGCCATCCTCACCACCCCTCCGGAAGGTGGCGAAGTGCGTCTTACACTGGCGGTGGCGGAGGAATCCATCCAGCGCAAGGCGGTGGTTTATGACGCGCATGGCGATGCCCATCACGACACGATTTCCGCATTCATCAAATCCATCCGTGGTTCGGATCCGGACGCGGCGCTGTATTGGTTGGCGAAGATGCTGCACGCGGGTGAGGACCCGCGTTTCATTTCGCGACGGCTGGTCATTTCCGCCTCGGAGGACATCGGCCTGGCGGATTCCAACGCGTTGAGGGTGGCGATGGACGCGCATCAGGCGTTCGAATTCATCGGCATGCCGGAAGGACGGATCCCGCTGGCGCATGCGGCGGTTTACCTGGCCACCGCTCCGAAATCCAACACCGCCTACGCCGCTCTTGGGCAGGCGATGGAGGATGTGGAAAAGGGGCGCACGCTGGCGGTTCCGGTGCATCTGCGGACCAAGACCCGCAAGAAGCTCGCCGCCGCTTCAGGCGAGAACGATGCAGCGATGGTCTATCGCTACGCGCACGACTACGAGGGCGCCTATGTGCCGCAGGCATATCTGCCCGAGGGGCGGATCTATTATCACCCGGGGGATCAGGGCATGGAAAAGCGCATCAAGGAGCGGCTGGATTACTGGCGGAGCCTGATGCAGGCCTGA
- the mgtE gene encoding magnesium transporter, with protein sequence MNELLRALDASDGSALLAAAEDIHYADLAHLYENLDDEKRDLLLKTIGPELATDVVAELPYPLIEGALNHFKPAQLRVLLGNLSDDDRVDVFQVVSEEAQVRFFSLLGPRDKELTRNLLKYEEDTAGGRMTTHVGRITADMTVKQAITVLRRDREDAETLARIFVVDAQGRLVGKVRLRDLAFSTWDTPIHDIMEEADETILASADQEEAARILSKYDLIVLPVVDEFHHLLGVLTYDDALEILQEESTEDIEKLSGIGGEQSEVSYLNTSVVEQYQRRVSWLIGLAFLSVVSGYVMFRFSAVLEKAFVLSLFLPMVVAAGGNSGGQAATMVIRAMTLGEIKTGNALRIAWKEARTGILLGLTLGVTMAVFISFILPHIQRGTGADFDFLHLAFAVSSALIVQVLSATVLGALLPICARAIKLDPAVVSAPSLASTVDISGMMIYFTTVGAILHLH encoded by the coding sequence ATGAACGAACTGCTCCGGGCGCTCGACGCATCGGACGGCTCCGCCCTGCTTGCCGCCGCCGAGGACATCCACTACGCGGACCTCGCACATCTCTACGAAAACCTCGACGACGAGAAACGCGACCTCCTCCTCAAGACCATCGGTCCGGAACTCGCCACCGACGTCGTGGCGGAACTCCCTTACCCTCTCATCGAGGGCGCGCTGAACCATTTCAAACCCGCCCAGCTCCGGGTGCTCTTGGGAAATCTCTCGGACGACGACCGCGTGGACGTCTTCCAGGTCGTCAGCGAGGAAGCCCAGGTGCGGTTCTTCAGCCTGCTCGGTCCGCGCGACAAGGAACTGACGCGGAACCTTCTCAAATACGAGGAAGACACCGCGGGTGGCCGGATGACCACCCATGTCGGCCGCATCACCGCGGACATGACGGTGAAACAAGCCATCACGGTGCTGCGCCGCGACCGCGAGGACGCGGAAACGCTGGCCCGCATCTTCGTGGTGGACGCACAAGGCCGCCTCGTCGGAAAAGTGAGACTGCGCGACCTCGCCTTCAGCACCTGGGACACCCCCATCCATGACATCATGGAAGAGGCGGACGAGACCATCCTCGCCTCCGCGGACCAGGAAGAAGCGGCGCGCATCCTTTCGAAATACGACCTCATCGTGCTCCCGGTGGTGGACGAATTCCACCACCTCCTGGGTGTCCTCACCTACGATGACGCGTTGGAAATTCTCCAGGAAGAGTCCACGGAGGACATCGAAAAACTCTCCGGTATCGGCGGTGAGCAGTCCGAGGTTTCCTACCTGAACACCAGCGTGGTGGAACAATACCAACGCCGCGTTTCATGGCTCATCGGCCTCGCGTTTCTGTCGGTGGTTTCGGGATATGTGATGTTCCGCTTCAGCGCGGTGTTGGAAAAGGCTTTCGTCCTCTCGCTCTTCCTGCCGATGGTCGTCGCGGCGGGCGGAAACTCCGGAGGCCAGGCCGCGACCATGGTGATCCGCGCGATGACCCTCGGTGAAATCAAGACGGGAAACGCCCTGCGCATCGCATGGAAAGAAGCCCGCACCGGAATCCTGCTGGGACTTACCTTGGGCGTGACAATGGCGGTTTTCATCAGTTTCATCCTTCCTCACATCCAGCGGGGAACGGGGGCGGATTTCGACTTCCTCCACCTCGCCTTCGCCGTGTCCAGCGCGCTGATCGTGCAGGTCTTGTCCGCCACCGTTCTCGGTGCGCTGCTCCCCATCTGTGCCCGGGCCATCAAGCTCGACCCCGCCGTGGTTTCAGCCCCCTCGCTTGCTTCCACGGTGGATATCTCGGGGATGATGATCTATTTCACCACCGTCGGCGCGATCCTGCATCTGCATTGA
- the speD gene encoding adenosylmethionine decarboxylase, with amino-acid sequence MDTRLAEPGPTPPAGRHVLAELTGCPPEVLNDVRALETCFRDCAEKGGATLVSSHFHHFTPQGVSGVVVIAESHLTVHTWPEHGYAAVDVFTCGRPEIAEAVMSLLIASLSAGTVNRTSFHRGPHAVPTAV; translated from the coding sequence TTGGATACAAGGTTGGCGGAGCCCGGCCCCACCCCACCCGCAGGGCGGCACGTCCTGGCAGAACTCACAGGCTGCCCGCCGGAGGTGCTCAACGACGTCCGTGCCTTGGAAACCTGCTTCCGCGACTGCGCGGAAAAGGGCGGGGCCACGCTCGTTTCCTCACACTTCCACCACTTCACCCCGCAAGGGGTGAGTGGCGTGGTGGTGATCGCGGAAAGCCATCTCACCGTCCACACTTGGCCGGAACACGGCTACGCGGCGGTGGATGTCTTCACCTGCGGCCGCCCGGAAATCGCGGAAGCCGTCATGTCCCTGCTCATCGCCTCCCTCTCCGCCGGAACCGTCAACCGCACCTCCTTCCACCGGGGCCCTCACGCCGTCCCGACCGCGGTTTGA
- a CDS encoding CesT family type III secretion system chaperone, giving the protein MKPIQIKLQRDEELPRFLEANGFTVEALSNDVYRVDRENELPVFLKVDEKQIYFEVDLGNIDAIITQELLLSLLALNTEILPVSAGLDTSNPADRRLVLVESRETGDLNDQELLAVFDALELAVDRVTELLSPSINS; this is encoded by the coding sequence ATGAAACCAATCCAGATCAAGCTCCAGCGCGACGAAGAACTCCCGCGCTTCCTCGAAGCGAACGGCTTCACCGTCGAAGCGCTTTCAAACGATGTCTACCGCGTCGACCGCGAGAACGAACTCCCCGTCTTCCTCAAGGTGGACGAGAAGCAGATCTACTTCGAGGTGGACCTCGGAAACATCGACGCCATCATCACCCAGGAACTCTTGCTGTCCCTTCTCGCTCTTAACACCGAGATCCTTCCTGTCAGCGCGGGACTGGACACCAGCAACCCCGCCGACCGCCGCCTCGTCCTCGTGGAAAGCCGCGAGACCGGCGACCTGAACGACCAGGAACTCCTCGCCGTGTTCGACGCGCTCGAACTCGCCGTGGACCGCGTCACCGAACTCCTCAGCCCATCCATCAACTCCTAA